From one Maniola jurtina chromosome 5, ilManJurt1.1, whole genome shotgun sequence genomic stretch:
- the LOC123865112 gene encoding nematocyst expressed protein 4-like isoform X1, whose protein sequence is MFGEKEFSNDYSESFDTEEITITYDMSVQTQLYIVGTVVVVILLIACCCRCCCRRERGQVLTPAPTHVQVQVPAPYPQQQYNMPYPTQVITTYPVHTGAQVAYPHPGGYPYPPQPGPAAAPYPTSPYPSAAYPPTAPSAPEPNVFIGIAPPGWNTQAMPPSYDQAVCSKPPPSNPYASH, encoded by the exons atgtttggaGAGAAAGAATTCAGCAACGATTATTCGGAAAGTTTTGATACTGAG GAAATAACCATAACATACGACATGAGCGTCCAAACCCAGCTTTACATAGTGGGTACTGTGGTGGTGGTGATATTGCTGATCGCCTGCTGCTGCCGCTGCTGCTGCCGCCGCGAACGCGGTCAAGTGCTGACCC CAGCCCCGACTCACGTGCAAGTGCAAGTGCCGGCGCCGTATCCGCAGCAGCAATATAATATGCCATATCCGA CGCAAGTGATAACTACGTACCCGGTGCACACGGGGGCGCAAGTCGCATACCCGCATCCCGGGGGCTACCCCTACCCCCCGCAACCGGGCCCTGCCGCCGCGCCCTACCCCACCTCGCCCTACCCCAGCGCGGCCTACCCGCCTACCGCGCCCAGCGCGCCCGAACCCAACG TTTTCATTGGAATCGCCCCGCCTGGCTGGAATACCCAAG CGATGCCGCCCTCCTACGACCAAGCAGTGTGCTCTAAGCCTCCCCCGAGCAACCCCTACGCCTCGCATTAG
- the LOC123865116 gene encoding neural Wiskott-Aldrich syndrome protein-like, with the protein MGAGRGARPPRTAYYYYVALAVILVLLLLLLCYFLYFCVRRVKELSHAPLPEPVQSVRPPPPPPKSTSQAYPVQPGVRESATAMARLCQIPPSHTDTVFPSPRSPGRHSTVTLPPPRIISRPQSPAGKLVSSDVVPPTSAKVK; encoded by the exons ATGGGAGCAGGCCGTGGGGCTCGGCCACCTCGCACCGCGTACTACTACTACGTGGCCCTAGCCGTTATTTTGGTTTTACTACTGCTCCTGCTCTGCTACTTCCTCTACTTCTGCGTGAGACGGGTCAAGG AATTATCGCACGCACCGTTACCTGAACCAGTGCAATCAGTGAGGCCACCGCCGCCGCCTCCCAAGTCCACATCGCAAGCCTACCCAGTACAGCCTg GAGTTCGCGAAAGTGCCACTGCGATGGCGCGTCTCTGTCAAATACCTCCGTCACACACGGATACCGTGTTCCCGTCGCCCCGCTCCCCGGGTAGACACAGCACTGTGACACTGCCTCCGCCCAGGATCATTTCCCGGCCACAATCGCCAGCCGGAAAACTGGTCTCCAGCGACGTTGTACCACCTACCTCGGCTAAAGTAAAATGA
- the LOC123865112 gene encoding nematocyst expressed protein 4-like isoform X3 produces MSVQTQLYIVGTVVVVILLIACCCRCCCRRERGQVLTPAPTHVQVQVPAPYPQQQYNMPYPTQVITTYPVHTGAQVAYPHPGGYPYPPQPGPAAAPYPTSPYPSAAYPPTAPSAPEPNVFIGIAPPGWNTQAMPPSYDQAVCSKPPPSNPYASH; encoded by the exons ATGAGCGTCCAAACCCAGCTTTACATAGTGGGTACTGTGGTGGTGGTGATATTGCTGATCGCCTGCTGCTGCCGCTGCTGCTGCCGCCGCGAACGCGGTCAAGTGCTGACCC CAGCCCCGACTCACGTGCAAGTGCAAGTGCCGGCGCCGTATCCGCAGCAGCAATATAATATGCCATATCCGA CGCAAGTGATAACTACGTACCCGGTGCACACGGGGGCGCAAGTCGCATACCCGCATCCCGGGGGCTACCCCTACCCCCCGCAACCGGGCCCTGCCGCCGCGCCCTACCCCACCTCGCCCTACCCCAGCGCGGCCTACCCGCCTACCGCGCCCAGCGCGCCCGAACCCAACG TTTTCATTGGAATCGCCCCGCCTGGCTGGAATACCCAAG CGATGCCGCCCTCCTACGACCAAGCAGTGTGCTCTAAGCCTCCCCCGAGCAACCCCTACGCCTCGCATTAG
- the LOC123865114 gene encoding 39S ribosomal protein L54, mitochondrial, translating into MLKILLTSTKATPRIFQSQIINCNSLLCIASVHSNSPNCAVKKTTTAAGGVLGLGKGKKKLGKLGSMEKKQLPVETDPEKLVNYVCGSNIYITGEDVKIKDDSEYPDWLWTLNTGKPPRIEDLDPNTKQYWIRVRAAGMRRNNKLRSMRKF; encoded by the exons atgttgaaaatttTACTAACTTCTACCAAAGCAACTCCTAGAATATTTCAGTCGCAAATCATTAATTGTAATAGTTTATTATGTATTGCAAGCGTTCATTCAAATTCGCCAAATTGTGCAGTGAAAAAAACCACCACTGCTGCTGGAG GTGTGTTGGGTCTGGGCAAGGGCAAGAAAAAGCTCGGCAAGCTGGGTTCAATGGAAAAAAAGCAGTTGCCTGTGGAAACAGACCCTGAGAAGCTGGTGAACTATGTTTGCGGCTCCAATATTTACATTACTGGAGAAGATGTTAAg ATTAAAGATGACAGTGAATACCCTGATTGGTTGTGGACCCTGAATACGGGAAAGCCACCGCGTATTGAAGACCTGGACCCAAACACCAAGCAGTACTGGATTAGGGTAAGGGCTGCTGGCATGCGCCGGAACAATAAGTTACGCTCCATGCGCAAGTTCTAA
- the LOC123865112 gene encoding nematocyst expressed protein 4-like isoform X2 has translation MFGEKEFSNDYSESFDTEEITITYDMSVQTQLYIVGTVVVVILLIACCCRCCCRRERGQVLTPAPTHVQVQVPAPYPQQQYNMPYPTQVITTYPVHTGAQVAYPHPGGYPYPPQPGPAAAPYPTSPYPSAAYPPTAPSAPEPNAMPPSYDQAVCSKPPPSNPYASH, from the exons atgtttggaGAGAAAGAATTCAGCAACGATTATTCGGAAAGTTTTGATACTGAG GAAATAACCATAACATACGACATGAGCGTCCAAACCCAGCTTTACATAGTGGGTACTGTGGTGGTGGTGATATTGCTGATCGCCTGCTGCTGCCGCTGCTGCTGCCGCCGCGAACGCGGTCAAGTGCTGACCC CAGCCCCGACTCACGTGCAAGTGCAAGTGCCGGCGCCGTATCCGCAGCAGCAATATAATATGCCATATCCGA CGCAAGTGATAACTACGTACCCGGTGCACACGGGGGCGCAAGTCGCATACCCGCATCCCGGGGGCTACCCCTACCCCCCGCAACCGGGCCCTGCCGCCGCGCCCTACCCCACCTCGCCCTACCCCAGCGCGGCCTACCCGCCTACCGCGCCCAGCGCGCCCGAACCCAACG CGATGCCGCCCTCCTACGACCAAGCAGTGTGCTCTAAGCCTCCCCCGAGCAACCCCTACGCCTCGCATTAG
- the LOC123865111 gene encoding outer dense fiber protein 3 — MPCKNALGPGPGAYRLPTTVGYNQHDPSRYRNPMYSFGTHAGFRLKQLGPGPTYRIDRVTRDGVVSSPAWSFGARFPGRGAMRTPGPGAHAPERCPPTREPRAPQYSMGARLGFGLKRAGPAPNAYALRLGPGTPAYTMGARLGINLKAKSPGPAVYFQRDADVYKTKAPIYSLGARAEGAGKPTKTPGPAAYPPNLYNTKKNPYSYSFGTKHGDCAPPLIVKEDTMDCL; from the exons ATGCCCTGTAAAAACGCTCTGG GGCCGGGCCCGGGCGCCTACAGACTGCCTACAACGGTGGGCTACAACCAACACGACCCGTCGCGTTACCGCAACCCGATGTACTCATTCGGTACGCACGCCGGCTTTCGGTTAAAACAGCTGGGCCCAGGACCGACCTACCGAATAGATCGAGTCACGCGCGATGGTGTGGTGTCGTCACCCGCGTGGAGTTTTGGTGCCCG GTTCCCAGGCCGAGGTGCAATGCGAACTCCTGGCCCCGGAGCGCACGCGCCAGAACGCTGTCCACCAACCCGCGAGCCTCGTGCGCCGCAGTACTCTATGGGCGCGCGCCTTGGATTCGGGCTGAAGAGGGCAGGCCCCGCGCCTAATGCCTATGCACTAAGACTTGGCCCTGGAACGCCTGCCTACACGATGGGGGCGCGGCTGGGTATCAACCTTAAAGCAAAGTCCCCTGGACCGGCGGTTTACTTTCAACGTGACGccgatgtatacaaaacgaa AGCCCCGATCTACAGTCTAGGCGCCCGGGCGGAAGGCGCCGGTAAGCCTACTAAGACACCGGGGCCTGCTGCTTATCCTCCTAATCTCTATAACACCAAAAAG aATCCGTATTCATACTCGTTTGGCACGAAACATGGCGACTGCGCACCACCCTTGATCGTGAAAGAAGACACAATGGACTGTCTTTGA
- the LOC123865190 gene encoding chromaffin granule amine transporter-like, which yields MQEYTQTTGLVAFALVYLTFFLDNVLLTVLVPIIPDWVQGESLALWTEHGAPLATLLNTTVHQITHQDPGRGVGTSQAIVGAVLGAKAATQLLVTPAAATLTACRGPATGLRLATALLATAALVFGCCAGRGGAVCAGVGRASQGAGAALGGVAGLALVARALPPHRRHRALAALLGAVALGVLVGYPFGGAAYKLWSPAAPFQLIATALLINLGMQYIFLNKEEYNTGSNEASSAGAGARVMWGEARRGATGACAGAVLLTTCVMAALEPCLPLWIMHKFHPERWALGAVFLPDSAGYLVAASGLGSPAQRLGPERVAIAAVLCVGCAALAVPHAPSVGWLAFPQAVLGGGLGAADAALVPALLAKRSRALPHRAALLQAASSAAYAIGPVMGGVVSWCAGFETALRFLGVANILYAAYLYSVLSEYPLSEKWGASATPEDESDVESDELTPLGITAHTLTK from the exons ATGCAGGAATATACGCAGACTACGGGATTGGTTGCCTTTGCTTTGGTCTATTTGACATTTTTTCTGGACAATGTTCTTCTGACTGTGCTAG TGCCCATAATTCCGGATTGGGTGCAAGGAGAGTCGCTGGCACTTTGGACGGAGCACGGCGCACCGCTCGCCACGCTCCTCAATACCACCGTGCATCAGATCACACACCAAGATCCTG GGAGAGGCGTAGGCACATCGCAAGCCATAGTGGGTGCAGTGCTGGGTGCAAAAGCGGCTACTCAGCTCCTCGTCACTCCTGCTGCTGCCACGCTCACAGCTTGCCGCGGCCCAGCCACTGGACTGCGCCTAGCCACAGCCTTGCTGGCCACTGCTGCTCTTG TATTTGGTTGCTGTGCGGGTCGGGGTGGCGCAGTATGTGCAGGGGTTGGGCGCGCGTCGCAAGGAGCTGGGGCGGCTCTGGGAGGCGTTGCAGGACTTGCTCTGGTAGCTCGAGCTCTTCCACCGCACCGCCGGCATCGAGCGCTCGCTGCGCTGCTTGGGGCTGTTGCACTTG GAGTGTTGGTCGGATACCCATTTGGTGGTGCAGCATATAAGCTTTGGAGTCCAGCCGCACCGTTTCAACTTATAGCGACAGCGCTTTTGATCAACCTCG GAATGCAGTACATCTTCCTGAATAAAGAAGAATACAATACG ggtTCAAATGAAGCGAGCAGTGCTGGTGCTGGAGCAAGGGTTATGTGGGGAGAAGCGCGTCGAGGTGCGACGGGGGCTTGCGCTGGGGCTGTGCTGCTGACTACGTGTGTTATGGCGGCGCTTGAACCATGCTTACCACTCTGGATCATGCACAAATTCCATCCCGAG CGATGGGCCCTAGGCGCAGTGTTCCTGCCGGACAGTGCGGGTTACCTGGTGGCTGCGAGCGGGCTGGGTTCCCCTGCACAGCGACTGGGACCCGAGCGTGTCGCCATAGCCGCCGTGCTGTGTGTTGGTTGTGCGGCGTTAGCTGTACCACATGCTCCTTCG GTGGGCTGGCTGGCGTTTCCACAAGCAGTACTAGGCGGAGGTTTAGGCGCGGCGGATGCAGCGCTGGTGCCCGCCTTGCTGGCGAAGAGGTCGCGCGCCCTTCCGCACCGCGCTGCTTTGCTCCAAGCCGCTTCCAGTGCCGCGTATGCGATCG GTCCAGTGATGGGAGGTGTGGTGTCGTGGTGTGCGGGATTCGAGACCGCGCTGAGATTCCTAGGCGTCGCCAACATACTGTATGCCGCGTACCTCTACAGCGTACTTTCTGAATATCCGCTTTCCGAAAag TGGGGAGCAAGTGCAACGCCTGAAGACGAAAGTGACGTAGAATCCGATGAGCTAACACCATTGGGGATCACTGCACATACGCTGACCAAATAA